A single Corticium candelabrum chromosome 16, ooCorCand1.1, whole genome shotgun sequence DNA region contains:
- the LOC134192255 gene encoding ciliary microtubule associated protein 1A-like: MTEDTEKKMPMIAARETGPGPGRYALPSGVGFLHHDFTKLQQPAFSFGHRLENSMFKKDCSPGPGYFIEPLISRYGKDGTPSYSILGRQKDPNTFKTPAPGTYSPEKVHPQGERHAPNYSMGQRTRYRKADTVPSANSYSLPQLLGSKVPSKRSSAAFSMTGRAKTGGFSEDLAKTPGPGRYNGVDPNVSGKKAPGYSMLGRSYMPGDSTKKPGPGAHKPEGVTCNKPKAPSFSLGIRHSEYITPLIIDVPE; the protein is encoded by the exons ATGACGGAAGACACCGAGAAGAAAATGCCAATGATTGCTGCCAGGGAAACTG GCCCCGGTCCCGGAAGATATGCTCTTCCCAGTGGTGTCGGCTTTCTGCACCACGACTTCACCAAGCTGCAGCAACCAGCTTTCTCTTTCGGGCACCGACTAGAAAACTCAA TGTTCAAGAAAGACTGCAGTCCTGGTCCTGGATACTTCATCGAACCCCTGATTTCAAGGTATGGAAAAGACGGCACACCAAGCTACTCTATTCTGGGCAGACAAAAAGACCCCA ACACCTTCAAAACTCCAGCACCAGGTACTTATTCTCCAGAGAAAGTACATCCCCAAGGAGAGCGCCACGCCCCTAACTACTCCATGGGCCAGCGCACGCGGTACCGCAAAGCTGACACGGTACCGTCTGCCAACTCTTACTCTCTACCTCAACTACTCGGCAGCAAAGTTCCTAGTAAACGGTCATCAGCCGCCTTTTCTATGACAGGACGAGCAAAGACGGGCGGTTTCTCTGAAGATCTTGCCAAGACTCCTGGCCCAGGCAGATACAATGGGGTAGATCCTAATGTAAGTGGAAAGAAAGCACCCGGATATTCCATGCTTGGTAGGAGCTACATGCCAGGAG ACTCGACCAAGAAGCCCGGTCCTGGTGCTCACAAACCAGAGGGTGTCACATGCAACAAGCCCAAGGCTCCTTCGTTTTCTCTGGGTATTCGACACTCTGAGTACATCACACCACTTATTATTGATGTTCCTGAGTAA
- the LOC134192252 gene encoding GPI mannosyltransferase 3-like isoform X2, which produces MPMLCSLTSWFSFYCMPRTLANSLEAALITVTLSIWFTSSSLRSSKCVWVCFSIGALSVLIRPTSAVVWLVVFGTHLVAATNKLDFILLHVLPVAVIAAFVSVALDSYFYGKFVVALWNFFKFNVLYDLGSLFGTHPWHWYLSQGIPVVFGTHLPLCLLGVVNVPSRRLLLFVVMCCYVVIHSLLSHKEFRFMVPLLPLAAVYAGHFCSTISGKWRTTVLVSLIVFNTPVAVYTSLIHQRGTLSVMRYLDGEAQEGRVESVLFLMPCHSTPLYSHFHHNISLRHLDCSPSLDVDYVGEDDRFYGDPVNWLNESYSHEKELPSHIVIYDLLEKELELLFGYKKYSKVEVFFHTHFHEKRIGQTVIVYRRWSH; this is translated from the exons ATGCCA ATGTTGTGTAGTTTGACGTCGTGGTTTTCTTTCTACTGCATGCCGAGAACATTAGCAAACAGCTTGGAGGCGGCATTGATTACTGTGACTCTTAGCATTTGGTTCACCTCATCGTCTTTGCG ATCTTCGAAATGTGTGTGGGTTTGTTTTTCTATTGGTGCTTTGTCTGTGCTCATTCGACCAACTTCTGCTGTTGTTTGGCTTGTGGTTTTTGGTACTCATTTGGTAGCAGCTACTAACAAACTGGACTTTATTCTTTTACACGTGCTTCCAGTTGC TGTGATTGCTGCCTTTGTTTCTGTGGCGTTGGATTCCTACTTTTATGGAAAG tttgttgttgctctGTGGAACTTCTTCAAATTCAATGTACTTTATGATTTGGGGTCTTTGTTTGGTACACATCCATGGCACTG GTATTTGTCTCAGGGCATACCAGTTGTCTTTGGTACTCATCTTCCATTGTGCTTACTTGGCGTAGTCAATGTCCCAAGTAGGcgattgctgctgtttgttgttatgtgttgttatgtgGTTATTCACAG CTTGCTCAGTCACAAGGAATTTCGTTTCATGGTTCCACTGTTACCACTTGCGGCAGTCTACGCTG gtcATTTTTGTAGCACGATTTCTGGAAAGTGGCGTACGACTGTGTTAGTCAGTCTTATTGTGTTCAATACGCCTGTAGCAGTCTATACGTCATTGATTCATCAACGTGGCACGTTGAGTGTCATGAGATATCTGGATGGTGAGGCTCAG GAAGGGCGTGTGGAAAGTGTGCTGTTTCTAATGCCATGTCACTCTACACCATTGTACAG TCATTTTCATCACAATATAAGCTTGCGACATTTGGACTGTTCGCCGAG TTTAGACGTTGATTATGTTGGTGAGGACGATCGCTTCTATGGTGATCCAGTCAATTGGCTAAATGAGAGTTACTCTCATGAGAAAGAACTACCATCTCATATAGTTATATATGACTTGCTGGAAAAG GAACTTGAGTTGTTGTTTGGTTACAAGAAGTACTCAAAG GTTGAGGTGTTTTTTCACACTCACTTTCATGAAAAGCGGATTGGACAGACTGTCATTGTTTATCGTCGATGGTCTCATTGA
- the LOC134192252 gene encoding GPI mannosyltransferase 3-like isoform X1 produces MDKLWPSRGAVAGVIIYRVVNACVLQTYFVPDEYWQSLEVAHRLVFGFGHLTWEWKEGIRGYAHPLLFALVYWLLKLFGLDSSFALGFCPRLVMGLFAALSDLCVYRLTAGYLESPSAATWAMLCSLTSWFSFYCMPRTLANSLEAALITVTLSIWFTSSSLRSSKCVWVCFSIGALSVLIRPTSAVVWLVVFGTHLVAATNKLDFILLHVLPVAVIAAFVSVALDSYFYGKFVVALWNFFKFNVLYDLGSLFGTHPWHWYLSQGIPVVFGTHLPLCLLGVVNVPSRRLLLFVVMCCYVVIHSLLSHKEFRFMVPLLPLAAVYAGHFCSTISGKWRTTVLVSLIVFNTPVAVYTSLIHQRGTLSVMRYLDGEAQEGRVESVLFLMPCHSTPLYSHFHHNISLRHLDCSPSLDVDYVGEDDRFYGDPVNWLNESYSHEKELPSHIVIYDLLEKELELLFGYKKYSKVEVFFHTHFHEKRIGQTVIVYRRWSH; encoded by the exons ATGGATAAATTATGGCCAAGCCGTGGCGCGGTAGCCGGAGTCATTATTTATCGAGTAGTCAACGCTTGCGTTTTGCAGACCTACTTTGTGCCTGACGAGTACTGGCAGAGCTTGGAAGTGGCACATCGCTTGGTGTTCGG GTTTGGGCATCTGACGTGGGAATGGAAAGAAGGAATTCGTGGCTACGCGCATCCTCTGTTGTTTGCATTAGTTTACTGGTTGCTGAAATTATTTGGTTTAGATTCAAGCTTCGCTCTT GGGTTCTGTCCTCGGCTTGTCATGGGGCTCTTTGCTGCACTAAGTGATCTTTGTGTGTATCGACTCACTGCAGGGTACTTGGAGTCACCATCTGCTGCCACTTGGGCT ATGTTGTGTAGTTTGACGTCGTGGTTTTCTTTCTACTGCATGCCGAGAACATTAGCAAACAGCTTGGAGGCGGCATTGATTACTGTGACTCTTAGCATTTGGTTCACCTCATCGTCTTTGCG ATCTTCGAAATGTGTGTGGGTTTGTTTTTCTATTGGTGCTTTGTCTGTGCTCATTCGACCAACTTCTGCTGTTGTTTGGCTTGTGGTTTTTGGTACTCATTTGGTAGCAGCTACTAACAAACTGGACTTTATTCTTTTACACGTGCTTCCAGTTGC TGTGATTGCTGCCTTTGTTTCTGTGGCGTTGGATTCCTACTTTTATGGAAAG tttgttgttgctctGTGGAACTTCTTCAAATTCAATGTACTTTATGATTTGGGGTCTTTGTTTGGTACACATCCATGGCACTG GTATTTGTCTCAGGGCATACCAGTTGTCTTTGGTACTCATCTTCCATTGTGCTTACTTGGCGTAGTCAATGTCCCAAGTAGGcgattgctgctgtttgttgttatgtgttgttatgtgGTTATTCACAG CTTGCTCAGTCACAAGGAATTTCGTTTCATGGTTCCACTGTTACCACTTGCGGCAGTCTACGCTG gtcATTTTTGTAGCACGATTTCTGGAAAGTGGCGTACGACTGTGTTAGTCAGTCTTATTGTGTTCAATACGCCTGTAGCAGTCTATACGTCATTGATTCATCAACGTGGCACGTTGAGTGTCATGAGATATCTGGATGGTGAGGCTCAG GAAGGGCGTGTGGAAAGTGTGCTGTTTCTAATGCCATGTCACTCTACACCATTGTACAG TCATTTTCATCACAATATAAGCTTGCGACATTTGGACTGTTCGCCGAG TTTAGACGTTGATTATGTTGGTGAGGACGATCGCTTCTATGGTGATCCAGTCAATTGGCTAAATGAGAGTTACTCTCATGAGAAAGAACTACCATCTCATATAGTTATATATGACTTGCTGGAAAAG GAACTTGAGTTGTTGTTTGGTTACAAGAAGTACTCAAAG GTTGAGGTGTTTTTTCACACTCACTTTCATGAAAAGCGGATTGGACAGACTGTCATTGTTTATCGTCGATGGTCTCATTGA
- the LOC134192259 gene encoding uncharacterized protein LOC134192259: MEESSYQWELLDGEPSQSSQQLQENVEVANASVDNKAVVDDLSYGDEEEFVVLTESSDSDNAVRNANAPEVDDDAQQQNNLDLIQNIADDVAAHVGEGRMDENCPFEQMETDAASLEGSMGGDQQANGLHAMRAGLHDVLLNDEVMNEENANLVEVVGHREVFDHENGYHLNVIENMDAVPCDVDDGDEEENPADRFRQLWQLGGSRVITFTVLGLSFLVLLSILYWCMIPNNTTKQKSSSQPWNHITQCPLTQNTSYIDHDVGTDSHWKLENDALRTRLDALERKHNATERDLEHLKEELAAAWTASDDFRKKFEWERGRAQMFFDLYMSMKMKSNANNCNPDWTNCWQTVARAIKSQVNGVPETVRHFEETMQGGLMTLKSLGLNVTEGIQSAFASFLKGFTGHSAKDKKWEKAENWKSSNWDEQRGRTPDYYKDKSFDQSGGKIPRNPTSKRNKNNRKGQYMPSGRHPGVVTQKGKKLFMFHQQMQKLNIMSKYLPRNLHSCKHAKKAHPRYFKRRDQCWKCAFCRH; encoded by the exons ATGGAAGAGTCTTCTTATCAGTGGGAGCTACTAGACGGCGAACCCAGCCAG TCCAGTCAACAGTTGCAGGAGAACGTCGAAGTTGCAAACGCATCAGTCGACAACAAAGCTGTTGTAGATGATCTAAGCTACGGAGATGAGGAGGAATTCGTAGTGCTGACTGAGTCGTCTGACTCAGACAATGCAGTCAGAAATGCGAATGCCCCGGAAGTCGACGACGACGCACAGCAACAGAACAACCTAGACCTCATACAGAATATCGCCGATGATGTAGCTGCACACGTAGGAGAGGGAAGAATGGACGAGAACTGTCCGTTTGAGCAGATGGAGACGGACGCTGCGTCATTAGAAGGAAGTATGGGCGGAGATCAGCAGGCAAACGGACTGCACGCTATGAGGGCTGGCTTGCATGATGTGTTGTTGAACGACGAGGTAATGAATGAGGAGAATGCAAACCTAGTGGAGGTAGTGGGTCACAGAGAAGTCTTTGATCATGAGAATGGGTACCATCTTAATGTTATTGAGAACATGGATGCAGTCCcttgtgatgttgatgatggAGATGAGGAGGAAAATCCAGCTGATCGCTTTAGGCAGTTGTGGCAGTTGGGAGGAAGTCGTGTAATTACTTTTACTGTTTTGGGGCTGAGTTTCCTGGTTTTACTTTCGATCTTGTATTGGTGCATGATACCcaataatacaacaaaacagaagTCGAGTTCTCAACCCTGGAATCATATCACACAATGCCCTCTGACGCAAAATACATCATATATTGATCATGACGTTGGAACTGATAGTCATTGGAAGTTGGAGAACGATGCCTTAAGAACCAGACTCGATGCCTTAGAGAGAAAACACAATGCCACAGAAAGAGACTTAGAGCATCTGAAAGAGGAATTAGCTGCCGCTTGGACCGCTTCTGATGACTTTCGGAAGAAATTTGAATGGGAACGAGGACGAGCTCAAATGTTCTTTGATCTGTACATGAGTATGAAAATGAAGAGTAATGCAAACAACTGTAACCCCGATTGGACAAATTGTTGGCAAACTGTTGCTCGTGCTATAAAGAGTCAAGTCAATGGTGTTCCTGAAACTGTTAGGCATTTCGAAGAGACGATGCAAGGAGGGCTGATGACGTTGAAGTCGCTTGGACTGAATGTAACCGAGGGAATCCAGTCAGCATTTGCTAGTTTTCTAAAAGGCTTTACTGGTCATTCTGCCAAAGACAAAAAATGGGAGAAGGCAGAGAACTGGAAGTCAAGCAACTGGGATGAACAAAGGGGACGGACGCCTGACTATTACAAGGACAAGTCTTTCGATCAGTCCGGAGGCAAGATACCCAGAAATCCAACCAGCAAGAGAAATAAAAACAATCGCAAGGGTCAATACATGCCTAGTGGTCGGCATCCAGGTGTTGTAACACAAAAAGGGAAAAAGTTATTTATGTTCCACCAACAAATGCAGAAACTTAACATAATGAGTAAATATTTACCTCGCAATTTGCATAGTTGTAAGCACGCCAAGAAAGCACATCCGAGATACTTCAAACGAAGGGATCAGTGTTGGAAATGTGCATTCTGTAGACATTAG